A single region of the Changchengzhania lutea genome encodes:
- a CDS encoding RrF2 family transcriptional regulator encodes MLSNSSKYAIKAVLYLALNSSKNNKVMVKDIAKPINVPQAYIAKLLQALVKEKIVTSVRGVNGGFYLDEKNKNQTILSIIAVINGKEQFNTCMLSLEKCDEDKPCPLHNMLNPSRNDILKNLRSKTIKDLVKDVELGNTFLPL; translated from the coding sequence ATGCTTTCAAATTCATCAAAATACGCTATTAAAGCCGTACTATATCTGGCTTTAAATTCCAGTAAAAACAATAAGGTAATGGTTAAGGACATTGCTAAACCTATAAATGTGCCGCAGGCTTATATTGCAAAATTGTTGCAAGCATTGGTTAAAGAAAAAATAGTAACATCTGTTAGAGGGGTGAATGGGGGGTTTTATTTAGATGAAAAAAATAAAAACCAAACCATATTAAGTATTATTGCGGTAATAAACGGGAAAGAACAATTTAATACGTGTATGCTAAGTTTAGAAAAATGCGACGAAGACAAACCTTGTCCGTTACATAACATGCTAAACCCTTCAAGAAATGACATATTAAAAAATTTAAGGTCCAAAACCATTAAAGATCTTGTTAAGGATGTTGAATTAGGAAATACTTTTCTTCCGCTTTAA
- a CDS encoding 2-oxoglutarate dehydrogenase E1 component, with amino-acid sequence MDKFSFLNAAHTAYFADLYDQYIQNPDAVEPSWRAFFQGYDFGSENYGLDGEIVEGVVTQIPEHIQKEFSVVKLIDGYRMRGHLFTKTNPVRDRRTYKPNLDLVNFGLSLNDLDTVFNAGETIGIGAQTLRETIVHLERIYCSSIGVEYMYLRNPDVIKWWQGRLNENDNHPNYSIETKKYILSKLNQAVTFENFLQTKYVGQKRFSLEGGETLIPAISNVMYYAVERYGVKECVLGMAHRGRLSTLVNIFRKPLSELFSEFEGKDFEDENIDGDVKYHLGLTLDKTYLNGKSIKMNLVPNPSHLETVGPVAEGITRAKIDNDYEGDNSKILPILVHGDAAIAGQGIVYEVAQMSQLNGYKTGGTIHIVVNNQIGFTTNYLDGRSSTYCTDVAKVTLSPVMHVNADDAEAVVHAVEMALEYRMRYRKDVYIDLLGYRKYGHNEGDEPRFTQPKLYKKIAKHDNPYKIYSEKLIAENSIDKAYVEKITADFKATLEKEFTKSKNADASIVREFMGERWTDFERQGVDAMLESVDTSYSKEKLKNISKVVSTVPEGAKFLRKAERILEGRYKMVFESDTLDWGMGETLAYGSLMEEGFNVRMSGQDVERGTFSHRHAILRDEVSEKRINLLNTNPANTGKMDIYNSLLSEYGVLGFDYGYAMANPNTLTIWEAQFGDFSNGAQIIFDQYLSAAEDKWKSQNGIVVLLPHGYEGQGSEHSSARIERYLQLCGDDNMNVANCTTPANFYHLLRRQMKRDFRKPLIVFTPKSLLRLPKATSSIDELAKGSFQEVIDDTVNPENIKKLVFCSGKFYYDLLEEREQHGNDSVALVRVEQLFPLHKEKLQGIIDRYPNVEHYVWAQEEPKNMGPWSHMAQRFDLVKLEVISRPYSSVPAPGSSTRDKRRQRRVINAVFDQS; translated from the coding sequence ATGGATAAATTTTCTTTTTTAAACGCCGCACACACAGCTTATTTTGCTGATTTATACGATCAATACATACAAAACCCTGATGCAGTTGAACCTAGTTGGAGAGCTTTTTTTCAAGGCTACGATTTTGGGAGTGAAAATTATGGTTTAGATGGCGAAATAGTAGAGGGAGTAGTAACCCAAATCCCTGAGCATATTCAAAAAGAGTTTAGTGTTGTAAAACTTATTGATGGGTATAGAATGCGGGGGCACTTGTTTACCAAAACAAATCCAGTTCGCGATAGAAGAACCTATAAACCCAATTTAGATCTAGTAAATTTTGGTCTCTCATTAAACGATTTAGATACTGTTTTCAATGCTGGGGAAACCATAGGTATTGGGGCACAAACCTTAAGAGAAACCATTGTTCATTTAGAGCGTATTTATTGCAGCTCTATCGGGGTAGAATACATGTATCTTCGTAACCCGGATGTGATTAAGTGGTGGCAGGGGAGATTAAATGAAAATGATAATCACCCTAATTATTCAATAGAAACCAAAAAATACATTCTTTCAAAATTAAATCAAGCGGTGACGTTCGAGAACTTTTTGCAGACCAAATATGTGGGGCAAAAACGATTTTCTTTGGAAGGTGGCGAAACTCTAATTCCTGCCATTAGCAACGTCATGTATTATGCTGTAGAAAGATATGGTGTAAAAGAATGTGTGCTAGGAATGGCACACCGCGGACGTTTAAGTACGCTGGTCAACATTTTCAGAAAGCCTTTAAGCGAGCTTTTTAGTGAGTTTGAAGGGAAGGATTTTGAAGACGAAAACATTGATGGTGATGTAAAATATCACTTAGGGCTAACTTTAGATAAAACCTATTTAAACGGGAAGTCTATCAAGATGAACCTAGTGCCCAATCCATCACATTTAGAAACGGTAGGCCCTGTAGCAGAAGGGATTACCAGAGCTAAAATAGATAATGATTACGAAGGCGATAATTCTAAAATACTACCCATTCTAGTACATGGTGATGCAGCAATAGCGGGACAAGGTATTGTTTATGAGGTCGCGCAAATGAGCCAGTTAAATGGCTATAAAACAGGTGGGACGATTCATATTGTAGTAAATAATCAAATTGGTTTTACTACAAATTATTTAGATGGTCGTTCGAGTACCTATTGTACAGATGTTGCGAAGGTTACTTTATCGCCAGTCATGCATGTGAATGCAGATGATGCTGAGGCGGTGGTTCATGCCGTCGAAATGGCTTTAGAATACAGAATGCGATACAGGAAAGATGTTTATATTGATCTTTTGGGATACCGAAAGTATGGACACAACGAAGGTGATGAGCCTCGATTTACACAGCCTAAACTGTATAAAAAAATTGCAAAACACGATAATCCATATAAAATATATTCAGAAAAGTTAATAGCTGAAAATTCTATTGATAAGGCATACGTAGAGAAGATCACAGCAGATTTTAAAGCGACTTTAGAAAAGGAATTCACCAAATCCAAAAATGCAGATGCGAGTATAGTACGTGAATTTATGGGGGAGCGCTGGACGGATTTTGAACGTCAAGGTGTTGATGCCATGCTAGAATCGGTGGACACGTCGTATTCAAAAGAAAAATTAAAAAACATCTCAAAAGTAGTCTCTACTGTGCCAGAAGGTGCTAAATTTTTACGTAAGGCAGAACGAATTCTAGAAGGCCGTTACAAAATGGTATTTGAAAGTGACACTTTAGATTGGGGCATGGGCGAAACTTTAGCTTACGGAAGTTTAATGGAAGAAGGCTTTAACGTTCGTATGTCTGGCCAAGATGTAGAACGCGGTACCTTTAGTCACCGTCATGCTATTTTAAGAGATGAAGTTTCAGAAAAGCGTATTAATTTATTAAATACCAATCCTGCGAATACAGGTAAAATGGATATTTATAATTCATTGTTATCAGAATATGGTGTTTTAGGTTTTGATTATGGGTATGCCATGGCCAACCCGAACACCTTAACCATTTGGGAAGCTCAGTTTGGTGATTTTAGCAATGGTGCTCAAATTATATTCGATCAATATTTATCTGCAGCTGAAGATAAGTGGAAATCCCAAAATGGGATTGTGGTTTTATTACCGCATGGTTACGAGGGCCAAGGTTCAGAGCACTCATCGGCAAGAATAGAGCGCTACCTGCAACTTTGTGGCGATGATAATATGAATGTTGCCAATTGTACAACACCTGCTAATTTTTATCATTTGTTACGTCGTCAAATGAAACGCGATTTTAGAAAACCGCTGATTGTGTTTACCCCTAAAAGTTTATTGAGATTGCCAAAGGCAACATCATCAATAGATGAATTAGCAAAAGGATCTTTTCAAGAAGTAATTGATGATACGGTAAATCCGGAGAACATCAAAAAACTCGTATTCTGTTCAGGTAAATTTTATTACGATTTATTGGAAGAGCGTGAGCAACATGGAAATGACTCGGTTGCCTTGGTTAGAGT
- a CDS encoding alpha-ketoglutarate decarboxylase: MNKVSFTIIIFFFSTVICLSAQQNNEFWDHVRFGGGIGLSFGDGFFSGTLAPSAIYEIDQNFAIGLGLNGTINNQKNVYKSTILGGSIIGLFNVINEIQLSSEFEQLHVKRNYDESLNIENDTYWSPALFIGAGYRSGNVTFGLRYDLLYDKEKSIYIDPWAPFVRFYF; encoded by the coding sequence ATGAACAAAGTTTCATTTACAATAATCATATTTTTTTTCTCGACTGTTATTTGCCTCTCGGCTCAACAGAATAATGAATTTTGGGACCATGTACGTTTTGGTGGCGGGATAGGACTGAGTTTTGGGGATGGTTTTTTTAGTGGCACTTTAGCCCCAAGTGCCATTTATGAAATTGACCAAAACTTTGCAATTGGTTTGGGTTTAAATGGCACTATAAACAACCAGAAAAATGTTTATAAGTCGACCATCTTAGGTGGTAGCATCATTGGCTTATTTAATGTGATTAATGAAATCCAATTGTCATCAGAGTTTGAGCAACTTCATGTTAAAAGGAATTACGATGAGAGTCTGAATATTGAAAATGACACTTACTGGTCTCCAGCACTCTTTATTGGCGCGGGTTACAGAAGCGGAAATGTAACATTCGGTTTGCGTTATGATTTACTTTATGATAAAGAAAAGAGTATTTATATAGATCCATGGGCGCCGTTTGTTAGATTCTATTTTTAA